Proteins encoded together in one bacterium window:
- the mutM gene encoding bifunctional DNA-formamidopyrimidine glycosylase/DNA-(apurinic or apyrimidinic site) lyase, whose translation MPELPEVETIRREAQEVLKGLKIKRVKVLDPKPVKSQKRKFEDLKGSIKGVRRFGKILVIDLISKKSILVHLKMTGQLVYEGRKKFARDFKKGFLEMPNKYTRLIFYLNKGKLYFSDLRKFGYLKLVATKNLKETPEIKNLGLEPLDKGFNSDFLQQVLEKTKRPVKIVLMDQRKIAGVGNIYANEALFWAKVRPQRPANTLTKRETKQLVESVRKVIKEGIALKGASENTYVDLFGAKGSFMKKVMVYQRAGKRCHLCGARIKKIVLGGRSSFYCPKCQR comes from the coding sequence ATGCCTGAATTACCAGAAGTGGAAACAATAAGGAGAGAAGCCCAAGAAGTACTAAAAGGTTTAAAAATTAAAAGAGTTAAAGTTTTAGATCCCAAACCAGTTAAAAGCCAAAAAAGAAAGTTTGAGGATTTAAAGGGTAGCATCAAAGGAGTGAGGCGTTTTGGCAAAATTTTGGTAATTGATCTTATATCTAAAAAAAGTATTCTTGTGCATTTAAAAATGACTGGTCAGCTGGTTTATGAAGGCAGGAAAAAGTTTGCCAGAGATTTTAAAAAAGGTTTTTTAGAAATGCCCAATAAGTATACGCGTTTGATTTTTTATCTTAACAAAGGCAAACTTTACTTTAGTGACTTGAGAAAGTTTGGCTATTTAAAACTGGTGGCTACTAAAAACCTTAAGGAAACTCCAGAAATTAAAAATTTAGGTTTGGAACCTTTGGATAAAGGGTTTAATTCTGATTTTTTGCAACAGGTTTTAGAAAAAACAAAGCGACCTGTCAAAATAGTTTTAATGGACCAGCGCAAAATTGCTGGGGTAGGCAACATTTATGCCAATGAAGCTTTGTTTTGGGCAAAGGTTAGGCCCCAGCGCCCAGCCAATACCCTGACAAAAAGAGAGACAAAACAACTAGTGGAATCTGTTAGAAAAGTAATAAAAGAAGGTATTGCCTTAAAAGGTGCAAGTGAGAATACTTATGTTGATCTTTTTGGGGCAAAAGGGAGTTTTATGAAAAAGGTAATGGTTTATCAGCGTGCAGGGAAAAGGTGTCATCTGTGTGGAGCCAGAATTAAAAAAATTGTTTTAGGGGGAAGGAGTTCTTTTTATTGCCCCAAGTGCCAACGCTAA
- a CDS encoding recombination protein O N-terminal domain-containing protein codes for MPAFRRLRGIVLGRREYQTDLVLDFLTKKGVFKIKAKGVLKAKAKLKGAVELFDFAEWEIVEGKNLVLVGAKLIKRPIYLRNSLLKILCLKALAEITLLVVKVDTEKVFWLWFNLLRSLKEIPSEKIEVVFCGFIARLFYLEGLLDAGGKLDGFQIEKRFLRDLLELPYKELLEKYPLEKFLDFMRITAQWLRVTDKESSVLNVFFRQVNLSKGKKGFKI; via the coding sequence ATGCCTGCTTTTAGGCGCCTGCGAGGGATTGTTTTAGGACGCCGTGAATACCAAACAGACCTAGTGCTTGATTTTTTGACTAAAAAAGGGGTTTTTAAGATTAAAGCCAAAGGCGTTTTAAAGGCCAAAGCCAAGCTTAAAGGTGCGGTTGAGCTTTTTGATTTTGCTGAATGGGAAATTGTAGAAGGTAAAAATCTAGTTCTTGTTGGTGCCAAATTAATCAAAAGGCCTATTTATTTGCGCAACTCTTTGCTAAAAATCCTTTGCCTTAAAGCTTTGGCAGAAATTACACTTTTGGTTGTCAAAGTTGATACAGAAAAAGTCTTTTGGCTTTGGTTTAATCTTTTGCGTTCTTTAAAAGAGATCCCTTCAGAAAAAATAGAGGTGGTGTTTTGCGGCTTTATAGCGCGTTTGTTTTATTTAGAAGGTTTGCTTGATGCTGGCGGCAAGCTGGATGGTTTTCAAATTGAAAAACGTTTTTTGCGCGATCTTTTAGAACTGCCTTATAAAGAACTGCTTGAAAAGTACCCTTTGGAAAAATTCTTGGATTTTATGCGAATTACTGCTCAATGGCTGAGGGTTACAGACAAAGAAAGTTCTGTTTTAAATGTTTTTTTCCGGCAAGTCAACTTGTCCAAAGGCAAAAAAGGGTTTAAAATTTAG
- a CDS encoding glycine--tRNA ligase: MSELTSLEPLVELAKKRGFIYQSSEIYGGAGGVYDWGPLGVEVKNNLKRLFWRRFVHQREDILGIDAGILMARAVWQASGHEANFVDLMVECKKCHQRFRIDEIKDNKCLSCGGELSLPKKFNLMFKTYFGPVEDAGHLTFLRPETAQGMFVNFKNVLDTMRVKIPFGLAQIGKSFRNEITPKNFIFRSREFEQGEIEFFIPPNEKGGEKWFKFWVKEWKEFFVSLGLSEKNLRLRAHKKEELSHYSKATVDIEYKFPFGWAELAGIANRTDFDLRRHSQVSGKDLRYYDEEKKKKYYPWVIEPTLGIDRTILALFCEGYEEFSQGRSGKGEKEIVLKLDPRLSPYKAAIFPLVKKEELVELARKIYKKLQKDFNVFYDESGSIGRRYRRQDEIGTPYCLTIDFDSLGDKKVTIRDLKTMKQERVLILDIPRWLKKRVGL, encoded by the coding sequence ATGTCTGAATTAACCTCATTAGAACCGCTTGTTGAGTTGGCAAAAAAAAGAGGGTTTATTTACCAAAGCTCTGAAATCTATGGCGGCGCCGGAGGGGTTTATGACTGGGGCCCTTTAGGAGTAGAGGTAAAAAATAATCTAAAAAGATTGTTTTGGCGTCGCTTTGTTCACCAACGGGAAGATATCTTAGGGATTGACGCCGGTATTCTAATGGCAAGAGCGGTTTGGCAGGCCTCAGGGCATGAAGCCAACTTTGTTGATTTGATGGTAGAGTGTAAAAAGTGCCATCAGCGTTTTCGCATTGATGAAATAAAAGATAATAAGTGTCTTTCTTGCGGCGGAGAGCTGAGTTTGCCCAAGAAGTTTAATTTAATGTTTAAAACTTATTTTGGGCCTGTTGAGGATGCTGGCCACCTTACTTTTTTAAGGCCTGAAACTGCGCAGGGAATGTTTGTAAACTTTAAAAATGTGCTGGATACGATGAGGGTCAAAATTCCTTTTGGTTTGGCGCAAATTGGCAAATCTTTTCGCAATGAGATAACGCCTAAAAACTTTATTTTTCGTTCCCGTGAGTTTGAACAAGGGGAGATTGAGTTTTTTATTCCTCCAAATGAAAAAGGGGGAGAAAAGTGGTTTAAATTTTGGGTAAAAGAATGGAAAGAGTTTTTTGTTAGTCTTGGTTTAAGTGAAAAAAATTTGCGTTTGCGGGCCCATAAAAAAGAAGAGCTGTCCCATTATTCTAAAGCTACTGTAGATATTGAGTATAAGTTTCCTTTTGGTTGGGCTGAGTTAGCCGGTATAGCCAACAGGACTGATTTTGATTTGCGTCGCCACAGCCAAGTTTCTGGCAAGGATTTGCGTTATTACGATGAAGAAAAAAAGAAAAAGTACTACCCTTGGGTAATAGAACCAACATTAGGTATTGATAGGACTATTTTGGCTTTATTTTGTGAAGGTTATGAGGAGTTTTCTCAAGGTCGTTCCGGCAAAGGGGAAAAAGAGATTGTGCTCAAGCTGGATCCCAGACTTTCTCCTTATAAAGCAGCTATTTTTCCTTTGGTTAAAAAAGAGGAGTTAGTTGAATTGGCGCGTAAAATCTATAAAAAACTACAGAAAGATTTCAATGTTTTTTATGATGAGTCAGGTTCTATTGGCCGCAGGTATCGTCGTCAGGACGAAATCGGAACCCCTTATTGTTTAACTATTGACTTTGATTCTTTGGGTGATAAAAAAGTGACTATTCGTGATTTAAAAACCATGAAGCAGGAAAGGGTTTTAATCTTGGATATCCCGCGTTGGCTTAAAAAAAGAGTTGGCCTTTAA